One window from the genome of Candidatus Eisenbacteria bacterium encodes:
- a CDS encoding response regulator, translated as MRFLHDLSIRHKLTLITMLTSVVVLLLACSAFLGYELFTFRRTMERDLSILGEVIGNNSTAALTFDDASAARDALSALRAQRHVISACMYRASGVPFANYRREPGAGIQWPARAEVAAAGMHQDWLAVVQPVLLDGERIGTVYIRSDLLEMHARIRRYAMIVGWVLLAASLVALALASRLQRMISRPLLHLAAVTRRVTEKRDYGMRAVSEGRDEVGQLIDGFNGMLGQIQARDLQLQEHQEHLESEVQARTSELVNANADLTAARDRAEEASRAKSEFLANMSHEIRTPLNGVIGMTELTLDTDLSSEQRDYLQTARASADTLLSVINDILDFSKIEAGRLDLDSTGFDLRSEVDTALRTVALRAHQKGLELVCDVRPEVAEGVIGDPIRLKQVLVNLVSNAIKFTERGEIVVRAEEQERSGEESVTLHVSVSDTGIGIEAGKLETIFEAFTQADNSTTRKYGGTGLGLTICKRLVEMMGGRLWVESLHGRGTTFHFTVQLGLQPAAPRSQTLSREMLRSLRAMIVDDNATNRRILSEQLGALGLRVTAVNGAQAALTELWRAKAEDSPFALIIMDYHMPEMDGLQLAERIKDLPGVAGSTIMMLTSGGQSGDAARSRELGMAAYLTKPISQKQLYQVVAQVLGAKAATPESSAPTPQKDATDMNPIASGSSPKTSPLRVLLAEDNFVNQKLAVTMLQKRGHEVTVANDGLEALDALARASFDVVLMDVHMPRMGGFEATAKIRERERATGGRLPVVALTALAMTGDREKCLQSGMDAYVSKPINASELFGTLNRLFPNRAGSATPVTPAVRPHAPEAEVLDRARLSQNMEGDEDVIQDILSTFLRDQPAQEREISQALQQGDATTLARAAHTFKGLLLTLAAQPAADAALRLEMHARGGQLADAQVAWREMQVQLARLQPVLRGLVNRAA; from the coding sequence ATGCGGTTCCTGCACGACCTCTCGATCCGTCACAAGCTGACCCTGATCACGATGCTGACCAGCGTGGTGGTTCTGCTGCTGGCCTGCAGCGCGTTCCTCGGCTACGAGCTGTTCACCTTCCGGCGCACGATGGAGCGCGACCTGTCCATCCTCGGCGAGGTCATCGGCAACAACAGCACCGCCGCCCTGACCTTCGACGACGCCAGCGCCGCCCGCGACGCCCTGTCGGCGCTGCGCGCGCAGCGCCACGTGATCTCGGCGTGCATGTACCGCGCGTCTGGGGTGCCGTTCGCGAACTATCGCCGCGAGCCCGGAGCCGGCATCCAGTGGCCGGCGCGGGCCGAAGTCGCCGCCGCCGGGATGCACCAGGACTGGCTGGCCGTGGTTCAGCCCGTGCTGCTGGATGGCGAGCGCATCGGCACCGTCTACATCCGCTCCGACCTGCTCGAGATGCACGCCCGCATCCGTCGCTACGCGATGATCGTGGGCTGGGTCCTGCTCGCCGCCTCGCTCGTCGCGCTCGCGCTCGCCTCGCGGCTGCAGCGCATGATCTCGCGGCCGCTGCTGCACCTGGCCGCGGTCACGCGCCGGGTCACCGAGAAGCGCGACTACGGCATGCGCGCCGTCTCGGAGGGTCGTGACGAGGTCGGACAGCTGATCGACGGCTTCAACGGCATGCTCGGGCAGATCCAGGCGCGGGACCTGCAGCTGCAGGAACACCAGGAGCACCTCGAGTCCGAAGTGCAGGCCCGCACCTCCGAACTGGTGAACGCCAACGCCGACCTGACCGCGGCCCGCGACCGGGCCGAGGAGGCCAGCCGCGCCAAGAGCGAGTTCCTGGCGAACATGAGCCACGAGATCCGGACGCCGCTCAACGGCGTCATCGGGATGACCGAGCTCACGCTCGATACGGACCTCAGCAGCGAGCAGCGCGACTACCTTCAGACGGCGCGGGCGTCCGCCGACACGCTGCTGTCGGTCATCAACGACATCCTCGACTTCTCCAAGATCGAGGCCGGCCGCCTGGATCTCGACTCGACCGGCTTCGACCTGCGAAGCGAGGTGGACACCGCCCTGCGGACGGTCGCGCTGCGCGCGCACCAGAAGGGACTCGAGCTCGTCTGCGACGTGCGTCCCGAGGTGGCCGAGGGCGTCATCGGCGATCCGATCCGGCTCAAGCAGGTGCTGGTGAACCTCGTCAGCAACGCCATCAAGTTCACCGAGCGTGGCGAGATCGTCGTTCGCGCCGAGGAGCAGGAACGCTCCGGCGAGGAATCGGTGACGCTGCACGTCTCGGTGAGCGACACCGGCATCGGGATCGAGGCCGGCAAGCTCGAGACCATCTTCGAGGCCTTCACCCAGGCCGACAACTCCACGACCCGCAAGTACGGCGGCACCGGGCTCGGGCTGACGATCTGCAAGCGGCTGGTCGAGATGATGGGTGGACGGCTGTGGGTCGAGAGCCTGCACGGCCGCGGCACGACGTTCCACTTCACCGTCCAGCTGGGTCTGCAGCCCGCGGCGCCGCGCTCGCAGACGCTGTCGCGCGAAATGCTGCGTTCGCTGCGCGCGATGATCGTGGACGACAACGCCACGAACCGGCGCATCCTTTCGGAGCAGCTGGGCGCGCTCGGGCTGCGCGTCACGGCGGTGAATGGCGCCCAGGCGGCGCTCACCGAGCTGTGGCGGGCGAAGGCCGAGGACTCCCCCTTCGCGCTCATCATCATGGACTACCACATGCCGGAGATGGACGGGCTGCAGCTCGCCGAGCGCATCAAGGACCTGCCCGGCGTGGCCGGCTCGACGATCATGATGCTCACCTCGGGGGGCCAGAGCGGAGACGCGGCGCGCAGCCGCGAGCTCGGCATGGCCGCCTACCTGACCAAGCCGATTTCGCAGAAGCAGCTGTACCAGGTCGTCGCGCAGGTGCTCGGCGCGAAGGCGGCGACCCCCGAAAGCAGCGCGCCGACACCCCAGAAGGACGCCACGGACATGAACCCCATCGCTTCCGGGTCCTCGCCGAAGACCTCGCCCCTGCGGGTGCTGCTCGCCGAGGACAACTTCGTCAACCAGAAGCTGGCCGTGACCATGCTGCAGAAGCGGGGGCACGAGGTCACGGTCGCGAACGACGGACTCGAGGCGCTCGACGCGCTCGCCCGCGCCTCGTTCGACGTCGTCCTCATGGACGTCCACATGCCGCGCATGGGCGGCTTCGAGGCGACGGCGAAGATCCGCGAGCGCGAGCGCGCGACCGGCGGAAGACTCCCCGTCGTCGCCCTCACCGCGCTGGCCATGACCGGCGACCGTGAGAAGTGCCTGCAGTCCGGCATGGACGCCTACGTCTCGAAGCCCATCAACGCGAGCGAGCTGTTCGGGACGCTCAACCGCCTGTTCCCGAATCGCGCGGGCTCGGCCACGCCCGTGACCCCCGCCGTGCGGCCCCACGCGCCGGAGGCCGAGGTCCTCGATCGCGCGCGCCTGAGCCAGAACATGGAAGGCGACGAGGACGTGATCCAGGACATCCTCTCGACTTTCCTGCGCGATCAGCCGGCGCAGGAGCGCGAGATCAGCCAGGCGCTCCAGCAGGGGGACGCGACCACGCTGGCGCGCGCCGCGCACACGTTCAAGGGACTGCTCCTGACGCTCGCCGCGCAGCCCGCGGCCGACGCGGCTCTGCGCCTCGAGATGCACGCGCGCGGCGGCCAGCTCGCCGACGCCCAGGTGGCGTGGCGCGAGATGCAGGTTCAGCTCGCCCGGCTGCAGCCGGTGCTGCGCGGGCTGGTGAACCGGGCGGCCTGA
- a CDS encoding YfiR family protein produces the protein MRNSRRIDPARDPALAAAPRSRACQQRPTAVLLRGGVSALLAAAALLLAAPVAGAVGINETKSEMLWNIAKFVQWPEASLANSKGQIVFTILGEDDLAAELANLLSAKTINGKPVFVRFVRRAQDARGSQILYVASSELQHMDAVLMEVAGAPVLTVADTPAFAAHGGMVGFAPDSGKVRFEINVGHAERSGLRISAKLLALARVVDAGD, from the coding sequence TTGCGGAACTCGCGTCGTATCGACCCGGCGCGGGACCCTGCGCTCGCCGCCGCGCCGAGATCCCGCGCCTGCCAGCAACGCCCGACCGCCGTCCTGCTTCGCGGCGGTGTCTCGGCGTTGCTCGCGGCCGCCGCGCTCCTGCTGGCGGCTCCGGTCGCCGGCGCGGTGGGGATCAACGAGACCAAGTCCGAAATGCTCTGGAACATCGCCAAGTTCGTGCAGTGGCCCGAGGCGTCGCTCGCGAACTCGAAGGGTCAGATCGTGTTCACCATCCTGGGCGAGGACGATCTGGCGGCCGAACTCGCCAACCTGCTCAGCGCCAAGACCATCAACGGCAAGCCGGTGTTCGTGCGCTTCGTCCGCAGGGCCCAGGACGCCCGCGGCAGCCAGATCCTCTACGTCGCGTCGTCCGAACTGCAGCACATGGACGCGGTGCTGATGGAGGTCGCCGGCGCGCCGGTCCTGACGGTCGCCGACACGCCCGCGTTCGCGGCGCACGGCGGCATGGTCGGGTTCGCTCCCGACTCCGGCAAGGTTCGATTCGAGATCAACGTCGGCCACGCGGAGCGAAGCGGCCTGCGCATCAGCGCCAAGCTGCTCGCGCTCGCGCGCGTCGTGGACGCCGGCGACTAG
- the dgt gene encoding dNTP triphosphohydrolase: protein MRSDWQRLLSPERPGAAAGLESGARSPFQRDYDRILFSGSFRRLADKTQVFPLPYDDHVHSRLTHSLEVASIGRSLGTLVGTRALAGTAVREGGPEPRDLGDCVAAACLAHDLGNPPFGHVGEDAIREFFDRERPFWNELTERQRRDLLAFEGNAQTLRIVTRLERPSSPGGLQLTAATLGALVKYPCSSLAADRGSPERGAKKPGIFDGDVGAWEAVARTLGLERREAERWMRHPLALLTEAADDIAYLLLDLEDGLRLRHVPDDLFVRCLEPLCADDPRCPSLGSLPDYAERMERADLMRAIAIHTLVRDAADAFLGSHEGILEGSFAAALESVMRHRETLRTIQQVCLERCYRARDVLKMELAGAEAIQGLLSILTAAHQDPGSLRGQHLRRLYPRLFQSAPAYERLLRLTDHVSGMTDHYAVRLYRELRGMRYPGGRD, encoded by the coding sequence ATGCGATCCGACTGGCAGCGCCTGCTTTCCCCCGAACGACCCGGCGCCGCCGCGGGTCTCGAGAGCGGCGCGCGCTCGCCCTTCCAGCGCGACTACGACCGCATCCTGTTCAGCGGGTCCTTCCGGCGCCTGGCGGACAAGACCCAGGTCTTTCCCCTGCCCTACGACGATCACGTCCACTCGCGGCTCACGCACAGCCTCGAGGTGGCGTCCATCGGGCGCTCGCTCGGCACGCTCGTCGGCACGCGCGCCCTCGCGGGGACGGCCGTGCGCGAGGGCGGCCCCGAGCCGCGCGATCTCGGCGATTGCGTGGCCGCCGCCTGCCTGGCGCACGACCTCGGCAACCCGCCGTTCGGGCACGTCGGCGAGGACGCGATCCGCGAGTTCTTCGACCGCGAACGCCCCTTCTGGAACGAACTCACCGAGCGCCAGCGCCGCGACCTCCTCGCCTTCGAGGGCAACGCGCAGACGCTCCGCATCGTCACCCGACTCGAGCGCCCCTCGAGCCCGGGAGGCCTGCAGCTGACGGCCGCCACGCTCGGCGCGCTCGTCAAGTACCCGTGCTCGTCGCTCGCGGCCGATCGCGGCTCACCCGAGCGTGGCGCGAAGAAGCCCGGGATCTTCGACGGCGACGTCGGGGCCTGGGAGGCCGTCGCGCGAACGCTCGGGCTCGAGCGCCGCGAGGCCGAACGCTGGATGCGGCATCCGCTGGCGCTGCTCACCGAGGCCGCGGACGACATCGCCTACCTGCTGCTCGATCTCGAGGACGGGCTGCGCCTGCGGCACGTGCCCGACGATCTGTTCGTGCGCTGCCTCGAGCCGCTGTGCGCCGACGATCCGCGCTGCCCCTCGCTCGGGAGCCTGCCGGACTACGCGGAGCGGATGGAGCGGGCCGACCTGATGCGCGCGATCGCGATCCACACCCTGGTCCGCGACGCGGCCGACGCGTTCCTCGGATCGCACGAGGGGATCCTCGAGGGTTCGTTCGCCGCGGCGCTGGAGTCGGTCATGCGGCATCGCGAGACGCTCCGCACGATCCAGCAGGTCTGCCTCGAGCGCTGCTACCGGGCACGCGACGTCCTCAAGATGGAGCTCGCCGGCGCCGAGGCGATCCAGGGACTGCTCTCGATCCTGACCGCGGCGCACCAGGACCCGGGCTCGCTGCGCGGCCAGCACCTGCGCCGACTGTACCCGCGGCTCTTCCAGTCGGCTCCCGCCTACGAACGGCTGCTCCGCCTGACCGATCACGTCTCGGGCATGACGGATCACTACGCCGTGCGCCTGTACCGCGAGCTTCGCGGCATGCGCTACCCCGGCGGACGCGACTGA
- a CDS encoding phosphoenolpyruvate carboxykinase (GTP): MNRPLEAWVKEAAALCQPDDVVWCDGSDAEYREMLRVMEHSGSAIRISESLRPDSIFVRSDPADVARVEEFTFICSKTKDDAGPTNNWSEPGEMRRKLAALFAGCMKGRTMFVIPYSMGPIGSPIARIGVELTDSPYVVASMHIMARVGTKVLEALGEGEFVRCLHSVGAPLTENQPDSPWPCNAKSKYICHFPETREIISYGSGYGGNALLGKKCHALRVASVQARDEGWLAEHMLILKLTNPEGRTAFVAAAFPSACGKTNLAMLTPTLPGWKVETVGDDIAWMKFGDDGRLYAINPEAGFFGVAPGTSMKSNPNAMRTLGRHAIFTNCALTPDGDVWWEEMTDTAPAKLTDWLRRPWTPASRRKSSHPNARFCVPASQCPVIAKEWEDPRGVPISAILFGGRRATVMPLVNEALSWQHGTFLGSIMSSETTAAAAGAVGALRFDPFAMLPFCGYHMGDYFAHWLAVGARGDAAKLPRIFYVNWFRKDAGGRFLWPGYGENSRVLKWVFERVHGSAKAVETPIGRLPAKDALDVSGLDVPAAALEELLRVDVEGWTQQLAAVRAHYEKFGTRLPQGLKDELQALEQRLQGAATRT, encoded by the coding sequence ATGAACAGGCCGTTGGAAGCCTGGGTGAAGGAAGCGGCGGCGCTCTGCCAGCCGGACGACGTGGTGTGGTGTGACGGTTCGGACGCGGAGTATCGGGAGATGCTGCGCGTGATGGAGCACTCGGGCAGCGCGATCCGGATCTCGGAGTCGCTGCGGCCCGACAGCATCTTCGTGCGCTCCGATCCCGCCGACGTCGCGCGCGTCGAGGAGTTCACCTTCATCTGCTCGAAGACGAAGGACGACGCGGGCCCGACGAACAACTGGAGCGAGCCCGGGGAGATGCGCAGGAAGCTCGCCGCGCTCTTCGCCGGCTGCATGAAGGGCCGGACGATGTTCGTGATCCCGTACAGCATGGGACCGATCGGCTCCCCGATCGCCCGCATCGGCGTCGAGCTGACCGATTCGCCCTACGTCGTGGCCAGCATGCACATCATGGCCCGCGTCGGCACGAAGGTGCTCGAGGCGCTCGGCGAAGGCGAGTTCGTCCGCTGCCTGCATTCGGTCGGCGCCCCGCTGACCGAGAATCAACCGGATTCGCCGTGGCCCTGCAACGCGAAGTCGAAGTACATCTGCCACTTTCCGGAGACGCGCGAGATCATTTCCTACGGTTCGGGCTACGGCGGCAACGCGCTGCTCGGCAAGAAGTGCCACGCGCTGCGCGTCGCCTCGGTGCAGGCCCGCGACGAGGGCTGGCTCGCCGAGCACATGCTGATCCTCAAGCTCACGAACCCCGAGGGCAGGACCGCGTTCGTGGCGGCGGCTTTCCCGTCCGCCTGCGGCAAGACCAACCTCGCGATGCTCACGCCGACCCTGCCGGGCTGGAAGGTCGAGACGGTCGGCGACGACATCGCGTGGATGAAGTTCGGCGACGACGGTCGGCTGTACGCCATCAACCCGGAGGCCGGGTTCTTCGGCGTCGCGCCGGGCACCAGCATGAAGAGCAATCCGAACGCCATGCGGACGCTCGGCAGGCACGCGATCTTCACCAACTGCGCGCTGACCCCGGACGGCGACGTGTGGTGGGAGGAGATGACCGACACCGCGCCGGCGAAGCTCACGGACTGGCTGCGCCGCCCGTGGACGCCCGCGAGCCGCCGCAAGTCGTCGCACCCCAATGCCCGTTTCTGCGTGCCGGCCTCGCAGTGCCCGGTCATCGCGAAGGAGTGGGAGGATCCGCGGGGCGTGCCGATTTCGGCGATCCTGTTCGGTGGCCGGCGCGCCACGGTCATGCCGCTCGTCAACGAGGCGCTGTCCTGGCAGCACGGCACGTTCCTCGGTTCGATCATGAGCAGCGAGACGACCGCCGCCGCCGCCGGCGCGGTCGGGGCGCTGCGCTTCGATCCGTTCGCCATGCTGCCGTTCTGCGGCTACCACATGGGCGACTACTTCGCGCACTGGCTCGCGGTGGGCGCCCGGGGCGACGCCGCGAAGCTGCCGCGGATCTTCTACGTCAACTGGTTCCGCAAGGACGCCGGCGGCCGCTTCCTGTGGCCCGGCTACGGCGAGAACAGCCGGGTGCTCAAGTGGGTGTTCGAACGCGTCCACGGATCGGCGAAGGCGGTCGAGACCCCCATCGGCCGGCTGCCCGCGAAGGACGCGCTCGACGTGAGCGGGCTGGACGTTCCGGCGGCGGCGCTCGAGGAACTGCTGCGGGTGGATGTCGAGGGCTGGACGCAGCAGCTGGCCGCGGTCCGCGCGCACTACGAGAAGTTCGGTACCCGCCTGCCGCAGGGCCTGAAGGACGAGTTGCAGGCCCTCGAGCAGCGACTGCAGGGCGCGGCGACGCGAACCTGA
- a CDS encoding LacI family DNA-binding transcriptional regulator, whose amino-acid sequence MATIRDVAREAGVSIATVSRVFNDSSLVSERTGRQVREVAARLNYWPNGVARSLITNRTHALGVLLPDMHGAFFSEVIRGVDLAARRQGFHVLVSSSHADSETLAEALRSMSGRIDGVMVMAPDVDAPGAIRGFSHHCPVVLINPGQEVEECDTLSVANADGAREMVKHLIGLGHRRIALVRGPARNLDGEQRLQGYHQALIEAGIEPDPRLELRGDFTEPSGWEAGLTLARLEPRPTAVFVANDPMAIGVLAGLAEARIAVPDEIAVAGFDDIAIARYTSPPLTSVRVNPSLLGERAVELLLRARRSPVTGVRQHEVLPTTLAIRRSCGAPPSRRDPETAFQRRVRALARTAG is encoded by the coding sequence ATGGCCACCATCCGGGACGTCGCACGCGAGGCGGGGGTTTCGATCGCCACCGTCTCGCGCGTATTCAACGACAGCTCGCTCGTCAGCGAGCGCACGGGCCGACAGGTTCGCGAGGTCGCGGCCCGACTCAACTACTGGCCGAACGGGGTCGCGCGCAGCCTGATCACGAACCGAACGCACGCGCTCGGCGTCCTGCTGCCGGACATGCACGGCGCGTTCTTCTCCGAGGTGATCCGCGGCGTGGATCTCGCCGCACGCCGCCAGGGCTTTCACGTCCTCGTCTCGAGTTCGCACGCCGACAGCGAGACGCTCGCCGAGGCCCTGCGCTCGATGAGCGGCCGCATTGACGGGGTCATGGTCATGGCGCCCGACGTGGACGCGCCCGGCGCGATTCGCGGCTTCTCGCACCACTGCCCGGTGGTGCTCATCAACCCGGGCCAGGAGGTCGAGGAGTGCGACACCCTCTCGGTCGCGAACGCCGACGGCGCGCGCGAGATGGTGAAGCACCTGATCGGCCTTGGCCACCGGCGCATCGCGCTCGTGCGCGGGCCGGCGCGAAACCTCGACGGCGAGCAGCGCCTGCAGGGCTACCACCAGGCGCTGATCGAGGCGGGGATCGAACCCGATCCGCGCCTCGAGCTGCGCGGCGACTTCACCGAGCCTTCCGGCTGGGAGGCCGGCCTGACGCTGGCGCGGCTCGAGCCCCGGCCGACGGCGGTGTTCGTCGCGAACGACCCCATGGCGATCGGCGTGCTGGCCGGCCTCGCCGAGGCGCGCATCGCCGTTCCCGACGAGATCGCGGTGGCGGGGTTCGACGACATCGCGATCGCGCGCTACACGTCCCCGCCGCTCACTTCGGTGCGCGTCAACCCCTCGCTGCTCGGCGAGCGCGCGGTCGAGCTGCTGCTGCGCGCCAGACGCTCGCCCGTCACGGGCGTTCGACAGCACGAGGTGCTGCCCACCACGCTGGCCATCCGGCGCTCGTGCGGCGCGCCGCCTTCGCGGCGCGATCCCGAGACGGCGTTCCAGCGTCGCGTGCGCGCGCTGGCCCGCACCGCGGGCTGA
- a CDS encoding Tat pathway signal protein — MIACLASCGAGRGAAQVRGAAALSPEAHAFADTVERRAFDFFWERSDSITGLTPDRWPTKSFASVAAMGFALTAYPIGGERGWVTREAAAARTLATLRFLWTARQDSAASGATGYRGFYYHFLRPEDGARFEKVELSSVDTALLMAGVLFAGEYFAGGTPDEREIRTLADSLYRRVDWTWLRVRPPLVSHGWSPEEGFLPYDWGGYNEAMLLYVLALGSPTHPVGAEAWAGYTRHYRWGEFEGQKHVNFSPMFGHQYSHCWIDFRGIRDAFMRSHGLDYFENSRRATLSQRAYAIRNPGGFAGYGPEIWGLSACDGPLDDTLTIAGRRRAFRTYAARGASLLDIVDDGTIAPTAAGGSVAFTPQLSLAALTEMKRRYGDAIWGRYGFLDAFNPTLTVPVEVHHGRLHPRLGWFDTDWLGIDQGPILVMLENQRSGLVWETMRRNPYLRRGLAAAGFRGGWLDAPAPARP; from the coding sequence CTGATCGCGTGCCTGGCGTCGTGCGGCGCCGGACGCGGCGCCGCGCAGGTGCGGGGCGCCGCCGCGCTGAGCCCCGAAGCGCACGCGTTCGCCGACACCGTCGAGCGCCGGGCGTTCGATTTCTTCTGGGAACGATCGGACTCGATCACGGGGCTCACACCCGACCGCTGGCCGACGAAGTCGTTCGCGAGCGTCGCGGCCATGGGGTTCGCGCTCACCGCCTACCCGATCGGCGGCGAGCGCGGCTGGGTGACTCGTGAAGCCGCGGCCGCGCGGACGCTGGCGACGCTGCGCTTCCTGTGGACGGCACGCCAGGACAGCGCGGCTTCCGGCGCGACCGGCTACCGGGGCTTTTACTATCACTTCCTGCGGCCCGAGGACGGCGCGCGCTTCGAGAAGGTCGAACTGTCGTCCGTGGACACGGCGCTGCTCATGGCCGGCGTGCTGTTCGCCGGCGAGTATTTCGCCGGCGGGACTCCCGACGAGCGCGAGATCCGGACACTCGCCGACTCGCTCTACCGGCGCGTGGACTGGACGTGGCTGCGGGTGCGCCCGCCGCTCGTTTCCCACGGCTGGTCGCCGGAGGAGGGATTCCTGCCCTACGACTGGGGCGGCTACAACGAGGCGATGCTGCTCTACGTGCTCGCGCTCGGATCGCCGACGCACCCGGTGGGGGCGGAAGCCTGGGCGGGTTACACGCGCCACTACCGCTGGGGCGAGTTCGAGGGCCAGAAGCACGTCAACTTCTCGCCGATGTTCGGCCACCAGTACTCGCACTGCTGGATCGACTTTCGCGGCATCCGCGACGCGTTCATGCGTTCGCACGGCCTCGACTACTTCGAGAACTCGCGGCGCGCGACGCTCTCGCAGCGCGCCTACGCGATCCGCAACCCGGGTGGATTCGCCGGCTACGGGCCCGAGATCTGGGGCCTCTCGGCCTGCGACGGACCGCTCGACGACACGCTCACGATCGCCGGCCGCCGGCGCGCGTTCCGCACTTACGCGGCCCGCGGCGCCTCGCTGCTCGACATCGTGGACGACGGCACGATCGCTCCGACGGCCGCCGGCGGCTCCGTCGCATTCACGCCGCAACTCTCGCTCGCCGCGCTCACCGAGATGAAGCGCCGCTACGGCGACGCGATCTGGGGGCGCTACGGCTTCCTCGACGCGTTCAATCCGACGCTGACGGTCCCGGTCGAGGTCCACCACGGGCGCCTCCACCCGCGGCTAGGCTGGTTCGACACCGACTGGCTCGGCATCGACCAGGGCCCGATCCTGGTCATGCTCGAGAATCAGCGCAGCGGCCTCGTGTGGGAAACGATGCGGCGCAACCCGTACCTTCGGCGCGGACTCGCGGCCGCGGGTTTTCGCGGCGGCTGGCTGGACGCGCCCGCGCCGGCGAGGCCATGA
- a CDS encoding sugar ABC transporter substrate-binding protein → MSRRTVAIAVAAAVLAALPLSSGCARRDSRTTLRFWGMGREGEVVAQLIGGFEREHPDVRVIVQQIPWSAAHEKLLTAYVGRSTPDVSQLGNTWVPEFAALKAIRPLESHLASAAFDSSAYFPGIWDTNVIDGLAYGVPWYVDTRLLFYRRDLLERAGWDSIPATWQGWREAMRAVQREVGADRYAIFLPLNEWNPPVIFGLQAGSPLLKDGATRSAFQDSAFRAGFDFYLSLFREGLAPPVTGNEIANVYQEFSRGYVTMWITGPWNLGEFRRRLPPQEQDRWATAPMPGPTGAASGVSLAGGSSLVLFRDSKHPREAWALIEYLSRPQVQLEFWRLTGDLPARVEAWRDPALDQDPNTRAFGVQLQRVVALPKVPEIEQIMIRLQDWVERAVRGTVPPDQALASLSAEVDRMLEKRRWLRARGRTPGGRP, encoded by the coding sequence ATGTCGCGGCGGACGGTCGCGATCGCGGTGGCGGCCGCCGTGCTGGCGGCGCTTCCGCTGTCCTCCGGTTGCGCCCGGCGCGATTCCCGCACGACGCTGCGTTTCTGGGGCATGGGGCGCGAGGGCGAGGTCGTCGCGCAGTTGATCGGCGGATTCGAGCGCGAACATCCGGACGTGCGCGTGATCGTCCAGCAGATCCCGTGGAGCGCCGCGCACGAGAAGCTGCTGACCGCCTACGTCGGCCGCTCGACGCCGGACGTCAGCCAGCTCGGCAACACGTGGGTCCCCGAGTTCGCGGCGCTCAAGGCGATCCGGCCGCTCGAGTCGCACCTGGCGAGCGCCGCCTTCGACAGCAGCGCGTACTTCCCCGGCATCTGGGACACGAACGTGATCGACGGGCTCGCGTACGGCGTGCCCTGGTACGTGGACACGCGACTGCTCTTCTATCGGCGGGACCTGCTCGAGCGCGCGGGCTGGGATTCGATCCCCGCCACCTGGCAGGGCTGGCGGGAGGCGATGCGCGCGGTCCAGCGCGAGGTCGGCGCGGACCGCTACGCCATCTTCCTGCCGCTCAACGAATGGAATCCGCCGGTGATCTTCGGTCTGCAGGCCGGTTCGCCGCTGCTCAAGGACGGCGCGACGCGGTCGGCGTTCCAGGACAGCGCGTTCCGCGCCGGCTTCGATTTCTACCTGAGCCTGTTTCGTGAAGGCCTCGCGCCGCCGGTCACCGGCAACGAGATCGCCAACGTCTACCAGGAGTTCTCGCGCGGCTACGTGACGATGTGGATCACCGGTCCCTGGAACCTGGGCGAGTTCCGCCGCCGCCTGCCGCCCCAGGAGCAGGACCGCTGGGCGACGGCGCCCATGCCGGGTCCGACCGGCGCCGCCTCGGGAGTCTCGCTCGCCGGCGGTTCGAGCCTGGTGCTGTTTCGCGACTCGAAGCATCCGCGCGAGGCCTGGGCGCTCATCGAGTACCTGTCGCGCCCGCAGGTCCAGCTGGAATTCTGGCGGCTGACCGGCGACCTGCCGGCGCGGGTCGAAGCCTGGCGCGACCCGGCTCTCGACCAGGACCCCAACACCCGGGCGTTCGGCGTTCAGCTGCAACGCGTGGTCGCGCTGCCGAAGGTGCCGGAGATCGAGCAGATCATGATCCGGCTTCAGGACTGGGTCGAACGGGCGGTGCGCGGAACCGTTCCACCCGACCAGGCGCTGGCGTCCCTGTCGGCCGAGGTGGATCGCATGCTCGAGAAGCGCCGCTGGCTGCGCGCGCGCGGACGCACGCCGGGAGGCCGGCCGTGA